DNA from Bacillus sp. Marseille-P3661:
TCCTGTTGATATATATATTGGCGGAGCAGAACATGCTGTATTGCATCTATTATATGCACGTTTCTGGCACAAGGTATTATATGATATTGGTGTTGTACATACGAAAGAACCGTTCCAAAAACTATTCAACCAAGGAATGATTCTCGGTGAAGGCAACGAAAAAATGAGTAAATCAAAAGGTAATGTTGTAAATCCAGATGATATTATCGAAAGTCACGGTGCTGACACCCTTCGCTTGTACGAAATGTTTATGGGGCCATTAGATGCATCCATTGCATGGTCCACAAATGGATTAGATGGTGCTCGCCGATTCCTTGATCGTGTTTGGCGTTTATTTGTCACAGATGAAGGTACGTTAAATAGTAAAATCAGCGATCAAGCTAACCCCGCATTAGAACGTGTTTATCATCAAACTGTTAAAAAAGTAAGCGATGATTATGAAGGCTTACGTTTTAACGTTGCTATTTCACAAATGATGGTATTTATTAACGATGCATATAAAGCTGAACAATTGCCGAAGGAATATATGAAAGGTTTTGTGAAATTACTATCTCCAATCGCTCCGCATTTAACAGAGGAGCTTTGGGAGCTATTAGGACACACTACTACTATTAGTTATGAAGCGTGGCCAACATACGATGAAACGAAACTTGTTGATGATGAGGTTGAAATTGTTGTCCAACTGAACGGAAAAGTCCGTGCTAAAATAAATATTCCAAAGGATGCTTCTAAAGAACAAATGGAAGAGATTGCAATGAGCGACGAAAAAATTAAGGAAGATTTATCAGGGAAAACAATTAGGAAAGTGATCGCTGTCCCAAGTAAGTTAGTAAATATTGTTGCGAATTAAATAGAGAAGTTAAATCAAGTTCTTAATTGAAATAAAAAGGACATTGCTTATTTTAATATGCAATGTCCTTTTTTTATTTTAGGACAGAAAGCAACTTCTCAATAAAGAGAACATCGAGCTTATGTGATTTATGTTTTGTGGATTAGGTTGAGGATATTTAATATTTTTCTGTTTGATAATTGCCAATTATGAGAATAATATGTACTGGATGTAATAATGGGCGAAGTAATATACATGTTTTAGATTTTTTTTCAAAAATTAATCGGAGGTGAATAAGGGTGTTACAAGTAAAAGTATTTGATGAAGAACATGAGAAGGATTTGGAGGATAGTGTGAATGAATTTTTAGCTATTGTTTCGGAAGATCAAGTAGTAGATATTCAGTTTAGAGTTGCGGTTACAAATGAGGAAGAAAGTGATCAAATCTATTGTTTTTCAGCTATGATCGTCTACCGCAGTTAATAGGTAAGCGGGCCCCCTACTGAGGTACCCGCTAACTAAGTTTGGTTTTTTCAGAGCTGACTATTGCCGCATTTAATCCTGCAAGTCTACCTGTTACAAGTGCTGCAGTAATATTATAACCACCTGTATATCCATGGATATCTAAAATCTCTCCACAAAAGAACAATCCATGCATTATTTTAGATGACATTTCCTTAGGATTGATTTCTTTTACGGATACTCCACCGCCTGTTACAAAAGCTTTTTCAATTGGAAGTGTACCATTAACCTTTACTTCAAAATTCTTTAAATCTTTTACAAGTGCTCGTACTTTATCTGTTGCAAGATGATCAAAGGTAATTTGTTCTTCAATTTCATTTTTACTAAGTAAAAATAATAGATATCGTTCTTGTACAAGGCTTTTTAATACATTTTTTATAGCCTTTTTAGGATCAGCTTTTAATAGTTTCGTAATATGTTGAAAGAGAGTTTCTTCGTTTTGCTCGGGAAAGCTGTCAATTCGAATACGAACTTCATTTCCCTTTTGTTTTTTTAATTCTTTTACAACGTACTGACTGCAACGAAGAATTGCGGGTCCGGATAACCCAAAATGTGTAAAGATCATATCCATTTTGTGAGTAATGATTACTTTTCCTTTTGGATTTACAACTGAAACAGCAACAGCTTTTAGAGAGAGACCTTGAAGCACTCGGCTGCGAATAAAGGGCTCTGTAGAAGTAAGAGGTACTTCAGTTGGATAAAGATCAGTTATTGTATGGCCAGCTTCCTCAGCCCAGGCGTATCCATCTCCAGTTGATCCAGTATGTGGAACGGATTTCCCGCCCACTGCAACAACAACAGCCTTTGAATGAAGAATAGAACCATCTTTTAATTGGACCCCGCTAACGGAACCTTCATGATATAGTACTTTCTTTACTGGTGTATTCGTTCGTATATCGACCTTTAATTGTTTTATTCTATGAAGCAAGGCATCGACGACTGATTGAGCTTTATCTGAAACAGGGAACATCCGTCCATGATCTTCTTCCTTTAGTTTAACTCCAAGCTTTTCGAAAAAACGAATGATACCTTGATTATCAAATTCTGAGAAAGCACTATATAGAAAACGGCCATTTCCTGGAATATGTTTAATAATTTCATCTACGGGAAGTCTGTTTGTAACGTTACATCTCCCACCACCGGAGATTGCAAGCTTTCTTCCAAGGTTGTTCCCTTTATCAACTAATAGAACCTTTGCATTATGTTCACCTGCAGCAATCGCCGCCATTAGACCTGAAGGGCCGCCACCAATAACTATGACATCGTATGTATTCATGATTTCACATCTTTCTAACGTTTCTACTGTATGTTAAAATACAGAAGTTATTAGTAGTTGTCAAATTTACAAGGTTTTTCCTGAATAGGAGGGCTATATGTCCGGGTCGAAGTTTCTTAAGGGGACACTGATATTAACTGGTGCAACCTTTATTTCAAAATTTTTAGGAATGATTTATGTTATCCCCTTTTATGCAATTGTAGGAACCTCAGGTGGTGCGCTTTATTCCTATGGCTATATTCCATATACTATTATCTTGAGTATGGCGACGATGGGCGTACCGCTTGCAGTATCAAAATTTGTTTCAAAATATAATGCACTTGGTGACTATCATACTGGTAGGAAATTATTTAAAGCTGGGTTAGCTTTAATGTTTATAAGCGGCTTACTAGCGTTTTTAGCTTTATATACTTTAGCCCCTTGGTTAGCGCCTAAAATAATTGGAAATAATGAGCAAGGTATTTCGCTTGAGGAAGTTGTGTTTGTTATTCGTATGGTAAGTACAGCGTTAATTATTGTACCTATGATGAGTATTATACGCGGCTTTTTTCAAGGGCATCAATCAATGGCTCCAACAGCTGTGTCACAAGTAATTGAGCAAATTGTTCGGATTATTTTCTTACTTGTAGCAAGTTATATTGTTATCAGTGTTTTTAATGGTAGTTTACATGTTGCAGTAGGTTTTTCTGTGTTTGCAGCGACGATTGGTGCAATTGCAGGAATGGGCGTATTAATTTGGTATTGGTTTCGTCGCCGAAAGGATCTTAATGAACTATTAGTACAAAGTACAACAAATGTAGCTATATCTAATAAACAAATGTTTACTGAGCTTTTATCCTATGCAGGTCCATTTGTGTTCGTAAGTTTAGCGATCCCCTTGTACCAGCTAGTAGATGAGTTTACATTTAATCGAGCGATGGAGAGTATTAATAAAGGTGGGGAGTATGCTCATCATTTATTTTCGATTTTTAATATGTATGGTCATAAATTAATTATGATTCCGGTATCGTTAGCAACTGCATTGGGGTTAACGCTCGTACCAACAATTACGGAATCGTTTACTAGCCAAAATCGTAGTATACTAAACAAGCAAATAACACAAGCATTACAAATTGTTGTGTTTTTAACTTTTCCAGCTGTAGTTGGTTTAGCTGTACTTGCTGGACCAGCAATAGGTTCGCTTTTTAGTGTGGATATAATTGATATCGGTGAAGGAATCATACAGTATTATTCACCAATTGCTTTATTATTTGCATTGTTTACAGTAACAGCAGCTATTCTTCAAGGAATCAATCAGCAGCGCTTTGCTGTTATTAGCATGTTTGGCGGTTTGTTGCTCAAGCTAATTTTAAATGTACCTTTAATAAAAGTATTTGAAATATATGGTGCTATTACGGCAACAGGATTTGGCTTTTTATTCTCCATTGCTTTTAATTTTGGAATCATTAAAAAGTATGGGAAAATTAAGTATAGGCTTTTTGCTAGACGTGCGTTATTTATTACAATTCTAGTTGTGATAATGGCTATTACTGTGAAACTAATCATGTGGATTCTTGCGCTCTTTATACAATATGAAGATGGACGCGGGCAGTCAGTTGTTGTCCTCATGATATCTATAATGGTTGGAGCTGGTCTATACTTATGGTTAAGTATTCAAAGTAACCTTGCCGGTTTAATTTTGGGTTCGCGATTTAAATTTTTACAAAAAAAGAAGGCGAAAAAAGTTTTCGCCTCCGAGTAATTTAGTGTGCTCTGATTCTTACCAATTATCCTCAGCACTAATTACATAGCCTAATTGACGCTCAACACGTTGTAAGCGTCTGTTTAAGCGATTTAATCGTTGTGTGTGACGTTGTAGCTGTTGTTCAATACGATCTAAACGTCGATCCACTGAACCGCCGCCACCGCCGCCACCTGGGAATCCTCCTGGAAAACCTGGGAATCCTGGGAAGAATCCAGCTGGTTGTTGTTGACGCTCATACTCATACATATCATACATGTTTTGCATATCGTGCATGTTGTTGTAGTACATGGCATTCGCTCCTTTTTAAATTTGAATACGTTAATACGATATGTACGATAGGCAGCAGCTGACTAAACTATCGCCTAGAAAAATCAAAATAAAGAAAGACGGAGGTGGTAACCCGTGAGAATTGATAAATTATTATCTAATACTGGATTTGGGAGCAGGAAGGAAGTAAAGAAATTATTAAAAACAGGCTCGGTAAGTGTAAATGATGCGGTTGTAAAAGATCCGCAAACACATATTGATCCTAACGCAGATACAATAACTGTTCATGGCGAACCAGTAGAATATCGTGGTGAATTTATTTATTTGATGATGAATAAGCCTAGTGGTGTCATTTCAGCGACAGAGGATGATCATGAGGAGACCGTGATTGATTTACTAGAAATGGAGGACCAAATTTATGAACCGTTTCCGGTTGGCCGCCTTGATAAAGATACAGTCGGTTTATTGCTATTAACGAATGATGGACAGTTGGCCCATCAGTTACTTTCTCCTAAAAAGCATGTGCCGAAAACGTACTATGCAAAAATTAAAGGCCTTGTTACAGATTCGGATATTGAAAGCTTTAAGCAAGGTGTTACACTTGATGATGGCTATTTGACAAAACCAGCTGATTTGGTCATTTTATCATCAGGAGATGAATCTGAGATAGAATTAACAATAACAGAAGGAAAATTTCATCAAGTAAAGCGAATGTTTGAAGCTGTAGGAAAAAAAGTGACATTCCTTATGAGAATAAAAATGGGACCGTTACCCTTGGATGAAAGTCTCTCTTTGGGAGAATATCGTGATCTGACCGAGGAAGAAATAGAATCTTTGAAAAACACAAAATAACAAAAAAGCCACGTAGTATTAAAATCGTGGCTTTTTACAGTATTATAAAAATATCTTCCCTAATGAATGAACATTTTGATAATTTAAGATATCTTAACCTTTTTGTCTGTAGTGGTCCATATGCCCCGAGTTGGGCTACATACGAGATTGTTATAAGATAGTACATTAAGATCTCGTTGAATGGTTCTGTTCGTTGTACCAAACTCCTCTACAAGCTCTTGTGTAGACACTTTACCTTTTTCACTAATAAAAAGATAAACGGATTTAATACGGTTTAGCATACGGTCAGTTGGGTTCAAAAAACCACTCCTTATTGGATTATTCACTCAATCTGGTGAACAAATAATTAGAGGTGAATTCATTTCTCTTGAAGACTCCATAGGCTAGTAACATATCAACTTTACTTCTAGTGTATACTACTTTTCTTTATTTTCCCACAATTTGGGCTCATTATCAAATGGGTCTATTAAATCACCCCACTTATGTCCTTTATTTACTATTTACTATATGAATAATAAACTGAATTGTATGACTATTTCTACAAATGATATTAAAATCCTGCTTCATTCTTGAACATTCAACAAATTTTTAAGCTAACTTAATTAAAGGTGGTTAATTCGTCAAAATCCGACAAGTGACAGTCACCGTAGTTTTTGGTATTGTTAGTTATATATTTGGAAACCCAACTTTTGGAAAAAGGGGGTTAGTCATGATTTTTTTTAGATTGTTTATTTCGTTAACGAAAATAAATAACTGGCTGTTATTATGGGCAAGTCTTTCTCTTGTTTTATTTAGTACGTTAATTATTGCTTATCTCGAACCAGAAACGTTTCCAACTTTGTTCGAAGCTCTTTGGTGGGTAATGACTACTGTAACAACTGTTGGCTATGGTGATTATTATCCTGTTACCGTGGCAGGACGGATTTATGCGATCTTTCTTTATATCATCGGTATAGGTTTAATTGGGGTTGTGATTGGGAAAATAGTTGATCTGTTTGTCATCATTCGTAAAAAAAGGGAGGGCGGCGAAATGACCTTTCAAGGTAACAATCATATTGTCATTGTAGGATGGTCAAAAAAGGCATTGTATGCTGTAGAGGAGATTATCGAATCTGAACCTCGTATTGATATTGTTATTATCGATACTTTAGAACAAGCACCGTTATTAGAGAAAAATATTCATTATATCAAGGGTGAAGCGTCTAAAAGAGCAATTTTAGAGAAAGCGAATGTTTCGAAAGCGAAAGCCGTGCTTATTTTTGCGGATGATAATATACAGAACGCCTTATTAACAGATGGCAAATCGTTAATGATTGCATCTTCAATTGAAAGTATTGCACCGGATATTCATACGACTGTAGAAATAATGGATGAAGAACATATTAAAAATTTTAAACATGTTAAAGTAGATGACTTTGTATTAACACATGATACTATATCACGACTCGCGGTTAGGTCAATCTTCACAAAGGGAGTAACGAATGTTTACTCACAATTAATTAGTCGAAAATATGGCGAGGATTTATTTCCTATTCCCAAAAGAGAACATTGGATAACATACCGTGATGCATTTAATGATTTGCTGAGTGAAGGGGCAACACTAATATCTGATAGAGATAAATTAGGTATAAACCGTCGGTTGGATGAAATGATTGAAGAGGATGCACAATTGTTTATTATTTGTAACAAAGCAACTTACGAAAAGATACTGACTGATATGTAGTGACAGCTTTTAAAAGGTTGACAAAAAGATAATCATGTAAACCGAAAGGGGACATTATGGATGTCATCTAAAATCAATTGGATAGAAGAAGTTCAAAAACGAAAGGAATCTATTATTCAGGATACACAAAAGTTTTTACAAATTAAAAGTGTTCTAGATGAAGAGCATACAACACCGTCTGCACCGCTAGGAGAGGGGATTCGCCGTGCCCTTGAATTTATGCTCGAAAAGGGTGAGCAGGATGGTTTTATAGTGAAAAATGTTGATGGCTTAGCAGGGCATATCGAATACGGTAAAGGAACATCTTTATTGGGGATTTTATGCCACGTTGACGTAGTCCCTGAAGGCGATGGGTGGACGAGTGCACCTTATAGTGCAGAAATTAGAGACGGAAAGATTTTTGCACGGGGAGCTATCGATGATAAAGGTCCAACAATGGCAGCTTATTATGCCATGAAAATAGTAAAGGAGCTAGGAGTACCTATTGAAAAAAGAATTCGCATAATTCTGGGAACAGACGAGGAAAGTGATTGGCGTTGTGTTGAGCATTATTTTAAGCACGAGGAGATGCCTACAATCGGGTTTGCACCAGATGCTGATTTTCCTATCATTCATGCAGAAAAAGGTATTTTTGATTTTGAGTTCCATCAAAATAATGAATTAAATATCGAGCCAACAATAGGCGTTACACTTTTGAATTTTGCAGCAGGGCGACGATTAAATATGGTCCCGGACTTAGCAGAAGCCATTCTTGTTGATAAGAGCGGGACGCAAGGCTTAAATGAAATTCGACAGCTTTTTGAGACATATTTACAGGAGCAAAACTTAAAGGGAAAAGCTGTAATCGATAACGAAACACAGCTATCTATCCGCCTCGAAGGTATATCTGCACATGGAATGGAGCCTAATAATGGGAAAAACGCAGGCTTATTATTAATTCAATTTTTACAAACAGTGAATGTAGATGCACGCGGCAATACTTATATTTCATTTGTAAACCAATATTTTGGGCAAGACACTCGCGGTATTGCTTTAGGAATAAATGATAGTGATGATATTTCGGGTGAGCTTACAATAAACAGTGGTCTGTTTAGATATTCAAGGAATGAAGGAGGATCAATCGGCTTAAATTTGCGGTATCCTGTCAGGCATGATATTGATGCTACAAAACAAAAATTAAAGGAAATCGCAGAGAATCATTCTTTTACGTTTAAGGAACTGAATGATTCTAAGCCACATCACGTTGATAAAAACCATCCTTTAATAAATTCTTTAATAAAAGTTTATGAAGAACAAACACATGAAAAAGCAGAATTAATTGCAATTGGCGGCGGCACATATGCAAGGTCTTTGGCGGCTGGAGTTGCATTCGGTCCACTATTTCCAGGTCGCCCTGATGTGGCACATCAACGTGATGAATATATCGAAATTGAAGATCTATTAAAAGCAACCGCTATATATGCACAAGCTATTTTTGAGTTGGCGAAGGAGGATAAATAAAACTCGGCTACCTTTGCCGGGTTTTTTGTATTATTTACATGGATTTATATTGTAATGAAGTAATAGTGGGTGCCGTTGATGAAGGCGAAAATTAATTCTTTTTCTTTTCACTGAAATTTAGTAAACTTACCTATATTAATCTATAAATCAGTTATCTCGTTAAGCTAATAAAATAAACTAATTTTTTAGGGGAACGGTATATATTGTAAAACGGGACGAGGGATTGGCTATGAAAGGGATTCAAATTATCTTTCAAATCTTGATCTTATACGGTTTTTATTATCTTGGGTCATGGGTTCAAGTGACCTTTCAGCTATTAATGCCTGGAAGTATTATTGGCATGCTGCTGCTGTTTTGTTTGTTGTGTACGAAGATATTTAAGCTAAATTGGATCGATCAAGGAGCAAGTTTCTTATTAACACACTTATCTTTATTATTTGTACCTGTTACGGTAGGTATTGTCGATTTTTTTGATTTATTCCGTGGAAAAGGCTTGCTGTCTGTTGTTGTTATTATTGTTAGTACGATTACTGTAATGGTCGTATCTGCTGTGGTAAGTCAAGCAATTGCTAGAAAAAGTGAAAAAAGTGTCCTCGCTAAAAATAAAATTGGGGTGAGAGAGGAATTATGATAAGTCTTATTGCTGTTTTATCTATTGTAGGTACGATTGCGATATATAATTCTATGAAAAAGGTATATATTAAGTTTTATACGCCTTTTATGGTCCCAATTGTCACAGCAACTATTTGTATTGTTATTGCACTTTTAGTTTTTAAGATTTCATATGATGTTTATATGAGTGGGGCAAAATGGATTGTTCATCTATTAGGACCAGCCGTAGTTGCCCTTGCTCACCCCTTATACAAACAATTAGATACGATCAAAAAATACGCTGCTCCGATTATTCTAGGCGTATTTCTAGGCACATTAGTTGGAATTGTTAGTGGGATTTGTTTGGCACTTCTTTTTAAGATTGAAGAACTGACGATATATTCTTTAGTCCCTAAATCTGTTACGTCTCCAGTAGCAATGGATATTGCGGATGTTATCGGCGGAAATCCAACATTAGCAGCTATTTTTGTCATGATTGCAGGTATAACTGGTGCAGTATTAGGCCCACTTTTGTTAAAATGGACTCGTGTATATCATTTTATTGGAAGAGGAATAGGGTTTGGTACAGCCTCACATGGTATTGGTACATCACGAGCTCTTGAGATGGGTGAGAAAGAAGGAGCTATAAGCTCCATTGCAATGACTCTTAGTACCGTCTTTGCAGCAATGTTAAGTCCGTTACTTGTGCAGTTATTACTATAAGAATATCTCTAAATAAACAGAGCTTTAACACCTAAAGGAGTGGAGGATGCTTTGTGGCACAGTTAATAAAATTACATGATTTTATCTCCCGTTATGAAACGGATATTTTTCGCTACCCTAGCCAATTTATCCGTTTAAAACAAGACAGATGGAGAAAAATTAAAGCCGCTATAAATCAGGTGGAAGGAACTAGTCATTATCCAACTTTAAAAGAGTTAGAAAACGAATTTGAAGGCTTTGAAGATTATAATGATAACTGGCTAGAAGAAGATAAAAAAGGATTTCTAAGTACTATAAAAAATTGGTTCAAAAGAGATAAAAATATAGTGGAGTATGACCTTGACAATTCAATCAACGCCTATACAGCATCCGATTTAACTTCCCCTAAAACAGAGAAGGAATTAAAATTAACATTCTTAGATGAACTGTTTGAATTTCAGTTGAACTGGGCAAGTTCGACTTTAAAAGATCGTTCTTTTATTGATAAAAGTTATTATCGGGATGAAACATTAAAGTATTTCCTACAGCATTTCCCTGATAATTATTTGCTAATGTATAAGCCCACCATTATTGTAAAGAAAGCTCCTGTCGACCTCGATATAATACTTATTAGTCCTGTCA
Protein-coding regions in this window:
- a CDS encoding sporulation protein Cse60, producing MLQVKVFDEEHEKDLEDSVNEFLAIVSEDQVVDIQFRVAVTNEEESDQIYCFSAMIVYRS
- a CDS encoding NAD(P)/FAD-dependent oxidoreductase; protein product: MNTYDVIVIGGGPSGLMAAIAAGEHNAKVLLVDKGNNLGRKLAISGGGRCNVTNRLPVDEIIKHIPGNGRFLYSAFSEFDNQGIIRFFEKLGVKLKEEDHGRMFPVSDKAQSVVDALLHRIKQLKVDIRTNTPVKKVLYHEGSVSGVQLKDGSILHSKAVVVAVGGKSVPHTGSTGDGYAWAEEAGHTITDLYPTEVPLTSTEPFIRSRVLQGLSLKAVAVSVVNPKGKVIITHKMDMIFTHFGLSGPAILRCSQYVVKELKKQKGNEVRIRIDSFPEQNEETLFQHITKLLKADPKKAIKNVLKSLVQERYLLFLLSKNEIEEQITFDHLATDKVRALVKDLKNFEVKVNGTLPIEKAFVTGGGVSVKEINPKEMSSKIMHGLFFCGEILDIHGYTGGYNITAALVTGRLAGLNAAIVSSEKTKLS
- a CDS encoding putative polysaccharide biosynthesis protein codes for the protein MSGSKFLKGTLILTGATFISKFLGMIYVIPFYAIVGTSGGALYSYGYIPYTIILSMATMGVPLAVSKFVSKYNALGDYHTGRKLFKAGLALMFISGLLAFLALYTLAPWLAPKIIGNNEQGISLEEVVFVIRMVSTALIIVPMMSIIRGFFQGHQSMAPTAVSQVIEQIVRIIFLLVASYIVISVFNGSLHVAVGFSVFAATIGAIAGMGVLIWYWFRRRKDLNELLVQSTTNVAISNKQMFTELLSYAGPFVFVSLAIPLYQLVDEFTFNRAMESINKGGEYAHHLFSIFNMYGHKLIMIPVSLATALGLTLVPTITESFTSQNRSILNKQITQALQIVVFLTFPAVVGLAVLAGPAIGSLFSVDIIDIGEGIIQYYSPIALLFALFTVTAAILQGINQQRFAVISMFGGLLLKLILNVPLIKVFEIYGAITATGFGFLFSIAFNFGIIKKYGKIKYRLFARRALFITILVVIMAITVKLIMWILALFIQYEDGRGQSVVVLMISIMVGAGLYLWLSIQSNLAGLILGSRFKFLQKKKAKKVFASE
- a CDS encoding pseudouridine synthase — protein: MRIDKLLSNTGFGSRKEVKKLLKTGSVSVNDAVVKDPQTHIDPNADTITVHGEPVEYRGEFIYLMMNKPSGVISATEDDHEETVIDLLEMEDQIYEPFPVGRLDKDTVGLLLLTNDGQLAHQLLSPKKHVPKTYYAKIKGLVTDSDIESFKQGVTLDDGYLTKPADLVILSSGDESEIELTITEGKFHQVKRMFEAVGKKVTFLMRIKMGPLPLDESLSLGEYRDLTEEEIESLKNTK
- a CDS encoding DeoR family transcriptional regulator, which gives rise to MLNRIKSVYLFISEKGKVSTQELVEEFGTTNRTIQRDLNVLSYNNLVCSPTRGIWTTTDKKVKIS
- a CDS encoding potassium channel family protein, with product MIFFRLFISLTKINNWLLLWASLSLVLFSTLIIAYLEPETFPTLFEALWWVMTTVTTVGYGDYYPVTVAGRIYAIFLYIIGIGLIGVVIGKIVDLFVIIRKKREGGEMTFQGNNHIVIVGWSKKALYAVEEIIESEPRIDIVIIDTLEQAPLLEKNIHYIKGEASKRAILEKANVSKAKAVLIFADDNIQNALLTDGKSLMIASSIESIAPDIHTTVEIMDEEHIKNFKHVKVDDFVLTHDTISRLAVRSIFTKGVTNVYSQLISRKYGEDLFPIPKREHWITYRDAFNDLLSEGATLISDRDKLGINRRLDEMIEEDAQLFIICNKATYEKILTDM
- the pepV gene encoding dipeptidase PepV, coding for MSSKINWIEEVQKRKESIIQDTQKFLQIKSVLDEEHTTPSAPLGEGIRRALEFMLEKGEQDGFIVKNVDGLAGHIEYGKGTSLLGILCHVDVVPEGDGWTSAPYSAEIRDGKIFARGAIDDKGPTMAAYYAMKIVKELGVPIEKRIRIILGTDEESDWRCVEHYFKHEEMPTIGFAPDADFPIIHAEKGIFDFEFHQNNELNIEPTIGVTLLNFAAGRRLNMVPDLAEAILVDKSGTQGLNEIRQLFETYLQEQNLKGKAVIDNETQLSIRLEGISAHGMEPNNGKNAGLLLIQFLQTVNVDARGNTYISFVNQYFGQDTRGIALGINDSDDISGELTINSGLFRYSRNEGGSIGLNLRYPVRHDIDATKQKLKEIAENHSFTFKELNDSKPHHVDKNHPLINSLIKVYEEQTHEKAELIAIGGGTYARSLAAGVAFGPLFPGRPDVAHQRDEYIEIEDLLKATAIYAQAIFELAKEDK
- a CDS encoding CidA/LrgA family protein, which encodes MKGIQIIFQILILYGFYYLGSWVQVTFQLLMPGSIIGMLLLFCLLCTKIFKLNWIDQGASFLLTHLSLLFVPVTVGIVDFFDLFRGKGLLSVVVIIVSTITVMVVSAVVSQAIARKSEKSVLAKNKIGVREEL
- a CDS encoding LrgB family protein, with protein sequence MISLIAVLSIVGTIAIYNSMKKVYIKFYTPFMVPIVTATICIVIALLVFKISYDVYMSGAKWIVHLLGPAVVALAHPLYKQLDTIKKYAAPIILGVFLGTLVGIVSGICLALLFKIEELTIYSLVPKSVTSPVAMDIADVIGGNPTLAAIFVMIAGITGAVLGPLLLKWTRVYHFIGRGIGFGTASHGIGTSRALEMGEKEGAISSIAMTLSTVFAAMLSPLLVQLLL
- a CDS encoding nuclease-related domain-containing protein, whose product is MAQLIKLHDFISRYETDIFRYPSQFIRLKQDRWRKIKAAINQVEGTSHYPTLKELENEFEGFEDYNDNWLEEDKKGFLSTIKNWFKRDKNIVEYDLDNSINAYTASDLTSPKTEKELKLTFLDELFEFQLNWASSTLKDRSFIDKSYYRDETLKYFLQHFPDNYLLMYKPTIIVKKAPVDLDIILISPVMTYCISLLESEEMGVLTTDRGRYWVEDQGESERKHVNPMLSLNRTANLVKSYYKHYNIDLPITNVVLSRTGFIEGEYEPINTLLVDRRNYNEWISKLKRLSSPLKFVQLKGAQALLKHCQSTYVRRNEWDDYDEIEYDEIENDRY